One Miscanthus floridulus cultivar M001 chromosome 11, ASM1932011v1, whole genome shotgun sequence DNA window includes the following coding sequences:
- the LOC136493687 gene encoding LRR receptor-like serine/threonine-protein kinase FLS2 has protein sequence MASFKNTCSYTPVSNVAAVLAISVLVLAAPAAASVPDASVSVHLEALLAFKKAVTADPNGTLFSWTVGAGNGSGGFPPHCNWTGVACDGAGHVTSIELVETGLRGTLTPFLGNISTLQLLDLTSNRFGGGIPPQLGRLDELEGLGLGVNNFTGAIPPELGELRSIQVLDLSNNTLRGGLPSHLCNCSAMIQFSVFNNDLTGAVPDCIGDLVNLNELILSLNNLDGELPPSFAKLTQLETLDLSSNQLSGPIPPEIGNFSSLKIVQMFENQFSGSIPPELGRCKNLTMLNMYSNRLTGAIPSELGELTNLKVLLLYGNALSSEIPRSLGRCTSLLSLQLSKNQLTGSIPTELGKLRSLRKLMLHANKLSGTVPTSLMDLVNLTYLSFSENSLSGPLPANIRSLQNLQVLVINTNSLSGQIPASIANCTSLYNASMAFNEFSGPLPAGLGRLQNLEFLSLGDNKLSGDIPEDLFDCVNLRTLDLAGNSLTGSLSPRVGRLSELSLLQLQGNALSGEIPEEIGNLTKLIALQLGGNRFAGRVPASVSNMSSLQKLTLQQNCLDGALPDEIFGLRQLTILSVASNRFVGPIPDAVSNLRSLSFLDMSNNALNGTVPAAAGNLDQLLTLDLSHNRLAGAIPGPVIANLSTLQMYLNLSNNMFTGSIPTEIGGLTMVQSIDLSKNRLSGGVPATLAGCKNLYSLDLSANNFTGALPAGLFPQLDVLTSLNISGNELDGDIPSNIGALKNIQTLDASRNAFTGAIPAALANLTSLRSLNLSSNQLEGPVPDSGVFSNLSMSSLQGNGGLCGWKLLAPCHHAGKQGFSRTGLVVLVVLLVLAVLLLLLLVTILFFGYRRYKKKKGGSTRATSFSEDFVVPELRKFTYSELEAATASFDEGNVIGSSNLSKVYKGVLVEPDGKVVAVKRLNLAQFPAKSDKCFLTELATLSRLRHKNLARVVGYACEPGKIKALVLEFMDNGDLDGALHDPGRDAQRWTVPERLRACVSVAHGLVYLHTGYDFPVVHCDVKPSNVLLDSDWEAHVSDFGTARMLGVHLTDAPAQSATSSAFRGTVGYMAPEFAYMRTVSPKADVFSFGVLMMELFTKRRPTGTIEEDGVPLTLQQYVDNAISRGLDGVLDVLDPDMKVVTEGDLSTAADVLSLALSCAAFEPADRPDMDSVLSTLLKMSKA, from the exons ATGGCATCCTTCAAGAACACTTGCTCTTACACTCCAGTGTCAAATGTCGCTGCGGTGCTAGCAATATCGGTGCTGGTcttggcggcgccggcggcggcctcCGTCCCCGACGCGTCCGTGTCCGTGCATCTCGAGGCGTTGCTGGCGTTCAAGAAGGCCGTCACCGCCGATCCCAACGGCACGCTGTTCAGCTGGACGGTGGGGGCAGGCAATGGCAGCGGCGGCTTCCCGCCGCACTGCAATTGGACCGGCGTGGCCTGCGACGGCGCCGGCCACGTCACCTCCATCGAGCTCGTGGAGACTGGGCTCCGGGGCACGCTCACGCCGTTCTTGGGCAACATCTCGACGCTCCAGCTCCTCGATCTCACGTCGAACCGCTTCGGCGGTGGCATCCCGCCGCAGCTCGGCCGCCTCGACGAGCTCGAGGGACTCGGCCTCGGCGTCAACAACTTCACCGGCGCCATCCCTCCAGAGCTCGGCGAACTCAGGAGCATACAGGTGCTGGACCTCAGCAACAACACGCTCCGCGGTGGCCTCCCAAGCCACCTCTGCAACTGCTCGGCGATGATACAGTTCAGCGTCTTCAACAACGACCTCACCGGCGCAGTCCCTGACTGCATTGGTGATCTGGTCAATCTCAACGAGTTGATACTCTCCCTCAACAATCTTGACGGCGAGCTGCCGCCGTCCTTCGCGAAGCTCACGCAGCTGGAGACGTTGGACCTCAGCAGCAACCAGCTCTCCGGCCCGATCCCGCCGGAGATTGGCAACTTCTCGAGtctcaaaattgtccaaatgttTGAGAACCAGTTCTCCGGCTCCATCCCGCCGGAGCTTGGGCGGTGCAAGAACCTGACCATGCTCAATATGTACAGCAACCGCCTCACTGGTGCGATTCCAAGCGAGCTCGGGGAACTCACCAACCTCAAGGTGCTGCTCCTGTACGGCAACGCGCTCTCGTCGGAGATTCCCCGCTCGCTCGGGCGATGCACGTCGCTGCTTTCGCTCCAGCTGTCCAAGAACCAGCTCACTGGGTCCATCCCGACCGAGCTCGGCAAGCTACGGTCGCTTCGGAAACTGATGCTCCACGCCAACAAGCTCTCCGGAACAGTGCCGACATCTCTGATGGATCTCGTCAACCTGACATACCTGAGTTTCAGTGAAAATTCCCTCTCGGGCCCTCTTCCGGCGAACATTAGATCACTCCAGAATCTTCAAGTGCTAGTCATTAACACCAACTCGCTCTCTGGTCAAATTCCGGCGAGCATTGCCAACTGCACTTCGCTGTATAACGCGAGCATGGCGTTCAACGAGTTCTCCGGGCCTTTGCCTGCCGGCCTTGGCCGACTACAGAACCTCGAATTCTTGTCCTTGGGGGACAACAAGCTGTCCGGCGACATACCGGAGGACCTTTTCGACTGCGTCAACCTCAGGACGTTAGACCTGGCTGGGAACAGCCTCACCGGCAGCCTGAGCCCTCGCGTCGGCAGGCTCAGCGAGCTCAGCTTGCTGCAGTTGCAGGGTAATGCTCTGTCCGGGGAGATACCAGAGGAGATCGGCAACCTGACGAAGCTCATCGCACTGCAGCTCGGGGGAAACCGCTTTGCCGGGCGCGTCCCAGCGAGCGTCTCCAACATGTCGTCCCTGCAGAAGCTCACGCTGCAGCAGAACTGCCTAGACGGCGCGCTGCCCGACGAGATCTTCGGGCTGCGGCAGCTCACTATCCTCAGCGTCGCGTCGAACAGGTTCGTCGGCCCGATCCCCGACGCCGTGTCCAACCTGCGGTctctctccttcctcgacatgtCGAACAATGCGCTGAACGGCACGGTCCCTGCGGCGGCGGGAAACCTCGACCAACTCCTCACGCTGGACCTCTCCCACAACCGCCTCGCCGGCGCCATCCCCGGCCCGGTGATCGCGAATTTGAGCACCCTGCAGATGTACCTCAACCTGTCGAACAACATGTTCACGGGTTCGATACCGACCGAGATCGGCGGCCTCACGATGGTCCAGTCCATCGATCTGTCCAAAAACCGGCTATCCGGTGGTGTCCCGGCGACGCTGGCCGGGTGCAAGAACCTCTACTCGCTCGACCTCTCCGCCAacaacttcaccggcgccctgccTGCCGGCCTCTTCCCCCAGCTCGACGTCCTCACAAGCCTGAACATCTCCGGCAACGAGCTAGACGGCGACATCCCTTCAAACATCGGTGCACTGAAGAACATACAGACGCTGGACGCGTCACGGAACGCGTTCACCGGGGCCATACCGGCGGCGCTGGCGAACCTGACCAGTCTGAGGTCTCTGAACCTCTCCTCGAACCAACTTGAGGGTCCCGTGCCGGACTCCGGTGTGTTCTCGAACCTGAGCATGTCGAGCCTGCAGGGCAATGGTGGCCTCTGCGGTTGGAAGCTTCTCGCTCCCTGCCACCACGCCGGAAAGCAGGGGTTCTCGAGGACAGGGCTCGTGGTCCTAGTGGTGCTGCTGGTGCTGGCCGTGCTGTTGCTATTGCTGCTTGTGACGATTCTCTTTTTTGGCTACCGGAggtacaagaagaagaagggaggctCTACCCGTGCAACCAGTTTCTCGGAGGACTTCGTCGTGCCGGAGCTGAGGAAGTTCACTTACAGCGAGCTGGAGGCCGCCACCGCCTCGTTCGACGAAGGCAACGTCATCGGTAGCAGCAACCTGAGCAAGGTCTACAAGGGCGTGCTCGTCGAGCCCGACGGCAAGGTGGTCGCCGTGAAGCGGCTCAACCTGGCGCAGTTCCCGGCCAAGTCCGACAAGTGCTTCCTCACCGAGCTCGCGACTCTGAGCCGCCTGAGGCACAAGAACCTGGCGCGCGTGGTCGGGTACGCGTGCGAGCCTGGCAAGATCAAGGCTCTGGTCCTGGAGTTCATGGACAACGGAGACCTCGACGGCGCGCTACACGACCCGGGCAGGGACGCGCAGCGGTGGACGGTCCCGGAGCGGCTGCGCGCGTGCGTCTCGGTGGCGCACGGGCTGGTGTACCTGCACACCGGGTACGACTTCCCCGTCGTGCACTGCGACGTCAAGCCGTCCAACGTTCTCCTGGACAGCGACTGGGAGGCTCACGTCAGCGACTTCGGCACGGCGAGGATGCTGGGCGTCCATCTGACGGACGCCCCCGCGCAGTCGGCGACGTCGTCGGCGTTCCGGGGCACCGTCGGGTACATGGCGCCAG AATTCGCGTACATGAGGACGGTGTCGCCGAAGGCAGACGTGTTCAGCTTTGGCGTCCTGATGATGGAACTCTTCACCAAGCGACGCCCGACCGGGACGATCGAGGAGGATGGCGTGCCATTGACACTGCAGCAGTACGTGGACAACGCGATCTCGAGGGGCCTCGACGGGGTGCTCGACGTCCTGGACCCCGACATGAAGGTGGTCACCGAGGGCGACCTGTCCACGGCGGCGGACGTGCTGAGCCTGGCCCTGTCGTGCGCCGCGTTCGAGCCGGCGGACCGGCCTGACATGGACAGCGTGCTTTCAACCTTGCTGAAGATGAGCAAGGCCTAG